One segment of Macrotis lagotis isolate mMagLag1 chromosome 1, bilby.v1.9.chrom.fasta, whole genome shotgun sequence DNA contains the following:
- the LOC141487985 gene encoding olfactory receptor 8G50-like: protein MEKGNYSQVMEFILIGLTDQPELQLPLFFLFLGIYAFTVMGNLGMIILIGLSSHLHNPMYYFLCNLSFIDLCQSTVVTPKMLMNFLLEKNTISYPECINQFFLFTIFAISECQMLAVMAYDRYVAICYPLRYSLVMSFKVWSGLVGGVYALALTGAITHTGCLLRVLFCKENTINHYFCDLLPLLKLSCSSTHVNEVILLSLSTFNILFPTLTIICSYVFIIASILKIQSTEGRSKAFSTCSSHIAAVGVFFGSLAFMYLQPSSVSSMDQGKVSSVFYTIIVPMLNPLIYSLRNKDVKIALKKVIKRTF from the coding sequence atggagaagGGAAATTATTCACAAGTGATGGAGTTCATCCTCATAGGACTGACCGACCAGCCAGAGCTGCAACTGCCACTCTTCTTTCTGTTCCTAGGGATTTATGCATTCACTGTGATGGGGAACCTGGGTATGATTATACTTATTGGATTGAGTTCTCATCTACATAACCCAATGTATTATTTCCTCTGTAATTTGTCCTTCATTGACCTCTGTCAATCAACTGTGGTCACACCCAAAATGCTGATGAACTTTTTATTAGAGAAGAACACCATTTCCTATCCTGAGTGTAtaaatcagttctttctttttacaatttttgctATTTCTGAATGTCAAATGTTGGCTGTGATGGCATATGACCGCTATGTTGCTATATGCTATCCCCTTCGTTATAGTCTTGTTATGTCCTTTAAAGTGTGGTCAGGATTGGTGGGTGGAGTGTATGCACTGGCCCTCACTGGGGCTATAACTCACACAGGTTGCCTGCTTAGAGTGCTCTTCTGTAAGGAAAACACAATTAATCACTACTTCTGTGATCTCCTTCCACTCTTAAAGCTTTCTTGTTCTAGCACCCATGTCAATGAAGTGATACTTCTATCACTCAGTACATTTAATATCCTTTTTCCAACACTGACCATTATCTGCTCTTATGTTTTTATCATTgctagcattttaaaaattcaatctaCTGAAGGCAGATCAAAAGCCTTCAGTACCTGCAGCTCCCATATTGCAGCAGTTGGTGTCTTCTTTGGCTCCCTTGCATTCATGTACCTGCAGCCATCTTCAGTCAGCTCCATGGATCAGGGAAAAGTGTCTTCTGTGTTTTACACTATCATTGTGCCCATGCTAAACCCTCTCATCTACAGTTTAAGAAATAAAGATGTCAAAATTGCCTTGAAGAAAGTGATTAAAAGAACATTCTAA
- the LOC141487991 gene encoding olfactory receptor 8G50-like: MRTSFFLLFNRFLPLLTLHSKRMENGNYSLVTEFILLGLTDQSELQLPLFFLFLGIYVVTVMGNLGIIILIGLSSHLHNPMYYFLFNLSFIDLCQSTVITPKMLVNFVSEKNSITYSNCMFQFYFFGFFAISECQMLAVMAYDRYVAICHPLRYSLIMSYQVCSWLVGGVYALGLIGATAHTGCMLRVLFCKEIAINHYFCDLLPLLKLSCSSTYINEVVTLASSTFNIFFPTVTIICSYGFIIVSILKIQSTEGRSKAFNTCSSHIIAVGFFFGSLAFMYLQPSSGSSMDQGKVSSVFYTIIVPMLNPLIYSLRNKDVKIALRKVIEKTS, translated from the coding sequence ATGAGGActtcttttttcctacttttcaaCAGATTCCTGCCTTTACTTACTCTGCACTCAAAAAGAATGGAGAATGGAAATTATTCACTAGTGACTGAGTTCATCCTCCTAGGACTGACAGACCAGTCAGAGCTCCAGCTgcccctcttcttccttttcctaggGATTTATGTAGTTACAGTGATGGGGAACTTGGGCATAATTATACTCATTGGGCTGAGTTCTCATCTTCACAATCCAatgtattatttcctctttaatttgTCCTTCATTGATCTCTGTCAATCAACTGTTATCACACCCAAAATGCTAGTGAACTTTGTGTCAGAGAAGAATAGCATCACTTACTCTAACTGCATGTTTCAGTtctacttttttggtttttttgccaTTTCTGAGTGTCAAATGTTGGCTGTGATGGCATATGACCGCTATGTTGCTATATGCCATCCCCTTCGATATAGTCTTATCATGTCCTATCAAGTGTGCTCATGGTTGGTGGGTGGAGTATATGCATTGGGCCTCATTGGAGCCACAGCTCACACAGGTTGCATGCTTAGGGTTCTTTTCTGTAAAGAGATTGCAATTAATCATTATTTCTGTGATCTCCTTCCACTCTTGAAGCTCTCTTGTTCTAGTACCTACATCAATGAAGTGGTAACTTTGGCCTCTAGTACATTTAATATCTTTTTCCCAACAGTGACCATTATTTGTTCTTACGGTTTTATCATtgttagtattttaaaaattcaatccaCTGAAGGTAGATCAAAAGCCTTCAATACCTGTAGCTCCCATATTATAGCAGTTGGTTTCTTCTTTGGCTCTCTTGCATTCATGTACCTGCAGCCATCTTCAGGTAGTTCCATGGACCAGGGGAAAGTGTCCTCTGTCTTTTATACTATCATTGTACCCATGCTAAATCCCCTCATCTACAGTTTGAGAAATAAAGATGTCAAAATTGCCTTaaggaaagtgatagaaaaaacatcctag